In Phocoena phocoena chromosome 7, mPhoPho1.1, whole genome shotgun sequence, the genomic window CCTAGTTCCCAGGCAGCCAGCCAGCCTGGGGAGCCAGACCCGGACCAGAAACCGACTCTGGGGCAGCCCCTCAACGCTGTGAAGGGCCAGCCAGCCCCACCTCCTGGAGGGCCCTGCCTCTCATGCTCCTCTCGCTTCCTCTCCTATCTCAAGCTCCTGGGAAAAAGACAAGGTCAAGAGGTGTTTCCCTCTCTTGCCTGTGTACCCACACCGTCTCCTGCTTTCCTAgtgcaggaggagggagaggagacggatagggtagagtaaccttgggaAGATAAGGCCGGTCAGCCTTGGGAAAGCAGGGAGTTAGCAGAGGGCAGgattggggaggggagagtggggaaCTTAGCggcatgggggtggggcggggaagaTGGGTTTGCAGGGCCCCAGACTCCCAGGTGGAGTTCTGGACATGCAGGTGGCAGAAGAGGAGCTGGACAGCTGTGGGCAGGCCCGCTTCCCTGCCTCTGAATGCGGcgggggaaaaagaaaatgtctgagGAAGCTAATTAGGAGTCATGAAACCACATGTGGACAGGGGCCTGGGCTCAAGTGAGGACCTTCTCCTTAGatggctcattcattcattcaaaaacatgTATTAAATGGTATTCATTGTAGTATTATAGTAATTGCTCATAATGttcaaattttcattaaaaaatgggaGGGGGGAATACAAATTAAGTAGCCAAAAATCTGCTGtgggagacaaaagaaaatgacagtcCTAACTCTCAACGTGCTTGCTCCATAGTCTTATCTGCCGACCTTGTACAACCATGCTGGAAGCTGCCCCCCAATCCTTTTTGTAATGAAGTGGGATAAGTAGgtggaagggggaaggagagagagagagagagagagagagagagagagagagagacaggtaaGGACAGGGTTGGGGCTGGACCTTCCCAGGCTACAGTTGGAACGCAGTGATGGGCAGGTCCTAAGCATGGAAGAAGAAAGGTCTGGACTATAAGTCTGTCCACTGAGGAGAGAACCTTGGCTCCTGGACTACTTGGGTAGGGGTGATGACAATAACCTGATagggtggtggtgtgtgtgtgtcacagggGGTGGTAGGAGATCTTAAAGGACTGAGCTTACGCATCTTCCTGCAGCCACACCTTCAAACATCTCACTCCTCCGTGTTGAGAAGTTCCAGCTTAAGACCTAAATTCCTCCTGCTGCTACGTAAGCCCATTACATCTCCTTGCTCTGGGGCCAGAACGTGCCTAGTCAGCACGCACCTACAGAGCAAATGGGGACAGTGGGGCGGATGCACACGAAGGCTAAACTGAAAGTAGGCCATCTTGACCTTTGGCACCTATCCACCAGCATTTTCCTCATCATTTTCCATCTCTTGGTGCTGCTTCTCCCCACCCAAAATTTTATTCTGCCTTCCGCTAAAGGATTTTTGAGTGGCTTCAAATTACCCTCAGCCCCCAAATGCTCAAATAAGAGCAATCCAATTAAAGTGGTTCCACCTGGGTGTCAGTACCTAGCCAGTATAACCTTCAGGGGTATGGTGTATGGCAACCAAAAGCTTGTCTTGCTGCCATCCTGCTCTGAAAAGGTCACAGACCCTGGAGCAGGAAAAGGGTCAGTGTCACTTACTTTACAACAATGCTTCAGAGACTCAGTCCCCAGTTCCTTCCTCCTGCTCTCCTGTTCAGGGAAACAGGGGATATCAGGGCGGGAGGGCCCACTTTAGAGATCAAAGCTTCACCTTCCTATTTGACAGAAAGAGAAATCTGGGCTAGAGAGAAGGTACGACTTTCCTCAGAGGCTCCATTCCCTAGCCACTCTAACATCCTGTGTCTTTCTATATCTCTGGGATTGCCACTACTTTTCTAGCATCAGAGCTGATCAGCTGACACATTTCCAGCTTGTGGTCCACTAAGACCAGATCCTTCTCTGTCACTGTCTACTTTTCTTTGGTATCTCTTTATgatatatactttcttttctttgacaGCCTTCTTGATCTTTCTTCGGTTAATTTCCTCCTTGTCTCCCTTTTGGGCTAGGCCTGTTGAATTTTAACTGTGGCCTACCTGGTGCCAGGTGCCTTCACTTTGAGTCAAATTCCTATAAGGATTTATTCATGAAGATGTACACAGAAGGTTAATACTGAATCCTTGCTCTATAGCAATTTCAGTCTAGAACCTAATTAAGAGGGGACACACAAATGGAATAGTAAGAGAACCAGACAGGATAATCTGAATTTCAGTTGTGGGGAGCTGGTGGGTGAAGAGGCATGTCACAGCTCctggctgtgggctgggcagggctggtctccctccccctcacccaAGCTCTTTGAGTTACACCCCTGATCTGCTGTTCTTTGCTTCCCAGGGCCGTGGGCAGCCCCTTGGTCATGGACCCTACCAGCATCTGCAGGAAGGCACGGCGGCTAGCAGGGCGGCAGGCTGAGTTGTGCCAGGCCGAGCCAGAAGTTGTGGCCGAGCTAGCGCGGGGCGCCCGGCTAGGGGTTCGAGAATGCCAGTTCCAGTTCCGCTTCCGCCGCTGGAACTGCTCCAGCCACAGCAAGGCCTTCGGGCGCATCCTGCAGCAGGGTCAGTGTGGGGAGGAGACCAGGAGGGGGCTGCTTTCTCTTCGCTGGGGGGTCAGAGGAGAGGGTGGAGGTTTGGGTAGGCTGCCTGAGCCCCACTTCTCCCACGGTTCAAAGGGCACCCTGCCCTGATCCTGTCTCCCGACCCCTCATCACACTGCCTGGCCCACCGCATTCCCCCAGTACCCAGCTTTGGTCCTGCTGTCTgactgcccctccccgcccccgcagACATCCGGGAGACGGCCTTCGTGTTTGCCATAACGGCCGCGGGCGCCAGCCACGCCGTCACGCAGGCCTGCTCCATGGGCGAGCTGCTGCAGTGTGGCTGCCAGGCGCCCCGCGGCCGGGCCCCGCCCCGTCCCCCCGGCCTGCCAGGTACCCCTGGGCCCCCGGGCCCCGCGGGCTCCCCCGACGGCAGCGccgcctgggagtggggaggctgCGGCGACGACGTGGACTTCGGGGATGAGAAGTCGAGGCTCTTTATGGACGCGCAGCACAAGCGGGGACGCGGAGACATCCGTGCGTTGGTGCAACTTCACAACAACGAGGCGGGCCGGCTGGTGAGTC contains:
- the WNT6 gene encoding protein Wnt-6, translating into MQPPAPSRLRLLFLLLLCPAHVGGLWWAVGSPLVMDPTSICRKARRLAGRQAELCQAEPEVVAELARGARLGVRECQFQFRFRRWNCSSHSKAFGRILQQDIRETAFVFAITAAGASHAVTQACSMGELLQCGCQAPRGRAPPRPPGLPGTPGPPGPAGSPDGSAAWEWGGCGDDVDFGDEKSRLFMDAQHKRGRGDIRALVQLHNNEAGRLAVRSHTRTECKCHGLSGSCALRTCWQKLPPFREVGARLLERFHGASRVMGTNDGKALLPAVRTLKPPGRADLLYAADSPDFCAPNRRTGSPGTRGRACNSSAPDLSGCDLLCCGRGHRQESVQLEENCLCRFHWCCVVQCHRCRVRKELSLCL